Proteins encoded in a region of the Flavobacteriaceae bacterium HL-DH10 genome:
- a CDS encoding rhodanese-like domain-containing protein, translated as MEDLTQEEWSEQLANDDNAVVLDVRTDAEVADGIIPNAIHIDIYKGQDFINEIEELDKSKNYYVYCRSGNRSGQACNIMEELGFENAYNLEGGMLEWTGDVVDLD; from the coding sequence ATGGAAGATTTAACACAGGAAGAATGGTCAGAACAACTAGCAAACGATGATAATGCGGTTGTATTGGATGTTAGAACAGATGCAGAGGTAGCAGATGGTATTATACCAAATGCTATTCATATAGACATTTATAAAGGTCAAGATTTTATAAATGAAATAGAAGAGTTAGATAAAAGTAAAAACTATTATGTGTATTGTCGTTCAGGAAACAGAAGCGGACAAGCATGTAATATTATGGAGGAACTAGGTTTTGAAAACGCATACAACCTTGAAGGTGGCATGTT
- a CDS encoding thioredoxin family protein, which translates to MKKTIKLLSAFAILLCVSAFTINKPTPNDGYKIGDVAADFSLKNVDGNMVSLSDYNDAKGFIVTFTCNTCPFAVAYENRIVALDKKYASKGYPVIAIMPNNTDIKPGDNLEAMKDRAESKGFTFPYLIDEEQTVYPKYGATKTPHMFVLQKSDKGNVVKYIGAIDDNYKDASAVTTKYVEAAVDALLEGNEVKEKETKAIGCSIKA; encoded by the coding sequence ATGAAAAAAACAATTAAACTATTATCTGCTTTTGCAATTCTATTATGTGTTAGTGCTTTTACAATCAACAAACCAACTCCTAACGATGGTTATAAAATAGGAGATGTAGCTGCGGATTTCTCACTTAAAAATGTAGATGGAAATATGGTGTCTTTATCAGATTATAATGATGCTAAAGGGTTTATTGTAACTTTCACTTGTAATACTTGCCCTTTTGCGGTGGCTTATGAAAATAGAATTGTTGCTTTAGATAAAAAGTACGCCAGTAAAGGCTATCCTGTAATTGCAATAATGCCTAATAATACAGATATAAAGCCAGGAGATAATTTAGAAGCCATGAAGGATAGAGCAGAAAGTAAAGGTTTTACGTTTCCTTATTTAATAGATGAAGAGCAAACCGTTTATCCTAAATATGGCGCAACTAAAACCCCACATATGTTTGTACTTCAAAAATCAGATAAAGGAAATGTCGTAAAATATATAGGAGCTATTGATGATAACTATAAAGATGCTTCAGCAGTAACAACTAAATATGTAGAAGCAGCAGTAGATGCTTTACTTGAAGGTAATGAAGTGAAAGAGAAAGAAACAAAAGCAATTGGATGCTCAATTAAGGCCTAA
- a CDS encoding TlpA disulfide reductase family protein encodes MKLKILFVAILIMVSCIDKKTNQDVAVKTNVESVIDNANVGNTDLEVYDFNGFKKFLNKSDDTIYVINFWATWCAPCVKELPSFEKLNAKYANKNVKVILVSLDFPHLYEKKLKPFIIDNKLKSKVIALDDADMNTWIPQVDASWSGSIPATIIYKNDTRKFFEQSFSFEELDTELKLFLDKNN; translated from the coding sequence ATGAAACTAAAGATATTATTTGTTGCCATTCTTATAATGGTTAGTTGTATAGACAAAAAAACAAATCAGGATGTTGCTGTTAAAACGAATGTAGAGTCAGTAATTGATAATGCTAATGTAGGTAATACTGATTTAGAAGTTTATGATTTTAATGGTTTTAAAAAGTTTTTAAACAAGAGTGATGATACTATTTATGTGATTAATTTCTGGGCAACTTGGTGTGCGCCTTGTGTAAAAGAGTTGCCTTCATTCGAAAAATTAAATGCAAAATATGCTAATAAAAATGTTAAGGTAATTTTAGTAAGTTTAGATTTTCCGCATTTATATGAAAAGAAATTAAAACCTTTCATTATAGATAATAAATTAAAATCTAAAGTGATTGCTTTAGATGATGCTGATATGAATACCTGGATTCCTCAGGTCGATGCTTCGTGGTCTGGCTCTATTCCTGCCACTATTATTTATAAAAACGATACAAGAAAATTCTTTGAGCAGTCATTTTCATTTGAGGAATTAGACACCGAATTAAAATTATTTTTAGATAAAAACAATTAA